From the genome of Polynucleobacter sp. AM-7D1:
GTTGAAAGCGTGCTCTCGCAAATTATTAATTTAGTAGAGGAAGCGCAAACACAAAAAGCACCTATTCAAAAGTTAGTTGATCAGGTAAGCGCTATCTTTGTACCCACCGTGATTGTTCTTGCGCTGATTACCGGTATTGGGAACTGGCTCTACTTTGACTCCGTATCGATCGCAATCTTGCGGGCTGTCGCTGTTCTTGTAATTGCCTGCCCTTGCGCACTTGGACTTGCTACTCCAGCTGCGATCATGGCCGGCACTGGTATCGCCGCACGCTTTGGCATTTTGATTAAGGATCCTCAAGTTTTGGAGCTGGCGCACAAACTCAATATCGTCGCCTTTGATAAGACTGGGACACTCACTATTGGTAAGCCACGCATGCTAGCCCTGCTCCCTTTTGATCAATCATCTGCCGATACTGAGCTCATTCTCGCTACAGCCGCAGGCTTGCAGTTAGGAAGTGAACATCCTTTGGCTAAAGCACTGATAGATGCGTCCAAAGAAAAAGGTGTCACACCGATTGCTACTTCATCGAGCAAGGGTTTGCCTGGTATTGGGATTGAAGGCGTACCAAGCTCCGGTCCTTTTGTAGGTGAAACGCTTCGCCTACAAAGCGTAGCCTCACTTGAAGGAAGTCTGCAACACGATATCGTTTTGCAAAAGGCTCAGGCCTGTTTTGAGCAAGGTCAAACCGTTTCCGTCTTGATGAGTGTGAGTAGTCAGGATGAGCAAGCGTCAAAGCCAATTGCAGTGATTGCTTTTGGGGATGAGCTCAAGCCCAGTGCGAAATCAGCAGTCGCTGCACTTCATGCGTTGCATATTCAGACGGTGATGCTCTCTGGTGATAACTTGGCAGCCGCAAACCGCGTAGGCAAGACTATTGGTATTGATGAAGTGTTTGCCCAAATCATGCCAAGTAATAAAGCAGACATCATTCGAAATCTGCAGAACAGTATTAAAGGTAAAAAACATTTCGTGGCGATGGTTGGTGATGGCGTGAATGATGCCCCAGCATTAGCTATGGCAGATGTGGGTATGGCGATGTCCACTGGAACTGATGTCGCAATGCAGGCAGCTGGAATTACTCTCATGCGCGGAGACCCAACACTAGTAGCAGCTGCGATTGATATCTCTAAAAAAACTTGGGACAAGATTCGTCAAAATTTATTTTGGGCATTTGCATTTAATACGATTGGTATACCGATGGCAGCTTTGGGTTATTTATCACCCATGCTGGCTGGTAGTGCGATGGCGCTCTCCAGTTTCTGCGTCTTGAGTAACGCCCTACTGCTCAAGCGTTGGCGCCCTATGCAGTCTAAAGTTATTTAAGATTCTTGCGAACCAATTCAATATCACCGTAGAGGGCACGGGTTTCTGACTTGGTGTTATCGGTATCAGTCAGAAGTGCAATCCCAATGACATTACCTGGTGCCTCACCATAGGCTAACTTGTAGTCTGCAGCTAAATCACGCTCGTGCTTACGCCATTCACCCAAGTTATTCATACCTGAGTCAACCACAATCATCTTCACGCGAGAAGTATGAGCGTTATTCAAAACCGTATTGACTGGATTCTTACCCGACCAGACATACATCACTGTGGCGTATGGCATCTCTTGCCCACTAATCAAGCTAGCCATCTCAAAGGTGAGCTTTTCTTTTAAGGGAAGCTTGGATTTATTACCATCAAAGGCTACCAAAATGCGAAGTGGTGCATCATCCTGTTGGCTCTCTGCGTTGTCTGCATTCGGTATAGCAGCTACCGCCTTCCACTCCCACTGCAACCATAAATTTTGAGCTGAGCGCGGGCGAAGTTTTACAGCAAGACCGGATGCTGATGTTTTAGAGTTAGCAGCAAGCACCGTGCGACCTTGATAATTCTCCAACCGGTAAATCGTGTTCTTTTTATAAGGTGCTATGCGATAAAAATGCCACCCATCTGGCATGCCATTTCTGGGTCTATCCGCAGAAAATTTCGGCAAATCTTCTTGGGCTGGCAACTGATCTACGTTAAATGCTTGACCCGCCTCATTCTCAATAGAATTCCCAGTGAAGCCTGCACAGCCAAGCAAAGAGATGGCTATAGCAGTCAACAGCAGCAGGGATCGAAAGCCGGTTTTTGTAAACATCCCTAGAATTGTCCCAAAGAATGGGGTGCTAAGTCTAAAATTGCCTGATGCGCCATGAATCCCCCTCAAGCTGGGCCGCTATCAGCATCTGTATTGCTGCGGCGCTGCACTTTGCCCTTGGCTTCTCGATTGAGTTCTCTGTTGATGAAGCGCATTACGCTTTATATGCAAAACATCTTGCCTGGAGTTACTTTGATCATCCGCCATTAGTTGGCTGGATCCAGTGGCCACTAGTGGCTCTGACTTCATCTGAGGGGATCATTCGCCTCATTCCGGAATTGCTTTGGGTCCTTTCTGCTTTCTTGGTATATCAGGTAACTATTGAAATTCATCACCTCATGCAAGGACGTAATGCGGGTTACCTAACCACCGCCCTACCTTCAGCCAATCTATGTGGATTGATGGCTGTGTTAACAATCATTGCAGCGCCACTACCTCATGTTTTAGCAATCGGTCTTTTGCCTGACACCTTGCTCGCACCCTTAAGTCTGGGTTTAATGTTGATGGCTTTGCGCTGGATCCAAAATGATTGCTTCACTGTTTCTGACTGGATTATTACTGGCTTGCTACTGGGCCTAGCAGGTCTGAGCAAATACACCGCCGCATTTACTGCATTTGCCCTGCTCTTTGTTTTCTTGGCCTTACCAAAGAAACCTTGGATTACTAAAGCAGGTTTTTGGATAGCGGCAGCAATTGCCTTAATTGTGATTAGCCCAGTTCTGTATTGGAACTGGATCAATGATTGGATCTCGTTCAAGTACCAAATTGCCCATGGTAGTGGTGGCACTTGGGCATGGCGTAGAGTTGGCGCTTTCATTGGTATTCAGATTGCCTGCTTTGGGCCGCTATTACTTTTAGGCAGCTATACATATATTAAGCACTGCCTTCACTCCCACAAGCTCCTTATCTTTGCTTTGCTGAGCTTTTTCATGATCCCTTTCATGATTTTTGCTTCACTTTCTGGGGGCGGCAGTCTCCCCCACTGGACTACACCTGCCTGGTTTTGTCTAGCGCCATTTGCTGGTATTGGTCTAGCCAAGGCATGGGCCATGCAACATCGCATGGCAATCCGCATCTTGTTTGTTGGGCAACTACTCATTTGCTTAATAGGCTTTGGTTACGTTCTATCGGGAGGCATGAATACGGCAGCCCTCAAGTCCAATCCAATTGCTGACCTCTACGGATGGAAGATTGCAGGCAAAAAAGCGGCTCAATTGGTAGAAGCGACTAAAGCAAACGGTATTGCAGTACAAAACTGGACATTGGGTAGTCGCGCCGCTTGGTATGCGCAACCAGTACCAGTCTTTGTATTGGACCAGCGTCAGGATCAGTTTGACCTCTGGTTTGGGCAATTACGAGCTGGTGCGAACGTCTTACTAATCAATTGGTCCGGCATGACTTTTAAGCAGCCTGTTGGCGGAAATCCCGGCTTTGAGCTCTGCGAACCTCTGGACAGCCTAGAAATCATCCGGTTTGGGCAGGTTTTATCCAAATTTGACTACAGTCTTTGCCGCAACTGGCAGGATGCCGGTACAGCGCGTTAATTCCCCAAATTCAAGACCTTAGGAGCCATAGGCATTATCCTTATGCCTATGAGTTCACAACCCCAAGCCACCCCAAAAGCCACATCTGGGTGGAAAGCAATCCTCAAACGGGCTTGGCCCACCATTCGCATTGTTTTGTCAGTCGCACTCCTCTGGAAAGCCACGAGCGGAATTGATTGGCACGCCCTATTCAATTCTGAAATTCGGATGCAGCCTTGGTGGTTTTTAGCTGCAGTATTCACGATGCTCTC
Proteins encoded in this window:
- a CDS encoding cation-translocating P-type ATPase — its product is MHSTETSNSEFYTLDIGGMTCASCVSRVEKALDKIPGVEAATVNLATEQARVRVKRGSSTLEDIITLVKKTGYEAKESSPQGNLDKSTSKSFWADDGLGRVILSFLLSAPLFLPMFFMPFGIHWSLSGWWQLALATPVQFILGWRFYVAGYKSLMAGAGNMDLLVALGTSAAYGLSLYLLLTSNHTHELYFEGSAVIICMVLLGKWLESRAKQQTSEAIRALQKLWPEHAKVLNADVELRGNTGVGEDQRRDLPLDQVLPGDRILILPGERIPVDGVIISGSSHVDESLLTGESKPVKKLVGSKVIGGALNGEGVLIVSAQTVGVESVLSQIINLVEEAQTQKAPIQKLVDQVSAIFVPTVIVLALITGIGNWLYFDSVSIAILRAVAVLVIACPCALGLATPAAIMAGTGIAARFGILIKDPQVLELAHKLNIVAFDKTGTLTIGKPRMLALLPFDQSSADTELILATAAGLQLGSEHPLAKALIDASKEKGVTPIATSSSKGLPGIGIEGVPSSGPFVGETLRLQSVASLEGSLQHDIVLQKAQACFEQGQTVSVLMSVSSQDEQASKPIAVIAFGDELKPSAKSAVAALHALHIQTVMLSGDNLAAANRVGKTIGIDEVFAQIMPSNKADIIRNLQNSIKGKKHFVAMVGDGVNDAPALAMADVGMAMSTGTDVAMQAAGITLMRGDPTLVAAAIDISKKTWDKIRQNLFWAFAFNTIGIPMAALGYLSPMLAGSAMALSSFCVLSNALLLKRWRPMQSKVI
- a CDS encoding DUF3047 domain-containing protein; this translates as MFTKTGFRSLLLLTAIAISLLGCAGFTGNSIENEAGQAFNVDQLPAQEDLPKFSADRPRNGMPDGWHFYRIAPYKKNTIYRLENYQGRTVLAANSKTSASGLAVKLRPRSAQNLWLQWEWKAVAAIPNADNAESQQDDAPLRILVAFDGNKSKLPLKEKLTFEMASLISGQEMPYATVMYVWSGKNPVNTVLNNAHTSRVKMIVVDSGMNNLGEWRKHERDLAADYKLAYGEAPGNVIGIALLTDTDNTKSETRALYGDIELVRKNLK
- a CDS encoding glycosyltransferase family 39 protein gives rise to the protein MRHESPSSWAAISICIAAALHFALGFSIEFSVDEAHYALYAKHLAWSYFDHPPLVGWIQWPLVALTSSEGIIRLIPELLWVLSAFLVYQVTIEIHHLMQGRNAGYLTTALPSANLCGLMAVLTIIAAPLPHVLAIGLLPDTLLAPLSLGLMLMALRWIQNDCFTVSDWIITGLLLGLAGLSKYTAAFTAFALLFVFLALPKKPWITKAGFWIAAAIALIVISPVLYWNWINDWISFKYQIAHGSGGTWAWRRVGAFIGIQIACFGPLLLLGSYTYIKHCLHSHKLLIFALLSFFMIPFMIFASLSGGGSLPHWTTPAWFCLAPFAGIGLAKAWAMQHRMAIRILFVGQLLICLIGFGYVLSGGMNTAALKSNPIADLYGWKIAGKKAAQLVEATKANGIAVQNWTLGSRAAWYAQPVPVFVLDQRQDQFDLWFGQLRAGANVLLINWSGMTFKQPVGGNPGFELCEPLDSLEIIRFGQVLSKFDYSLCRNWQDAGTAR